The following proteins come from a genomic window of Anaerobutyricum hallii:
- a CDS encoding ABC transporter ATP-binding protein: MEENRNSAISVRNVCIDYKSLKTGSIKENLFKIKKVEQEIFHAVRNVSFEVPEGQILGITGKNGSGKSTMLRAIAGIFSADSGEIDLHGHTISLLSIGVGFKNELSGRENIILSGMLLGFSRDFIMEKMPEIIEFAGIGNFIDMPVKTYSSGMYSKLAFSITAILETEIMLIDEVLSVGDQKFKKKSYNKMKELISKRDRTVVIVSHSMSTLEDLCDQIIWMHDGEIVMYDKPEIVLPVYTDFMR, from the coding sequence ATGGAAGAGAATAGAAACAGTGCAATTAGCGTAAGAAATGTATGCATTGATTATAAGAGTTTAAAGACAGGTTCAATTAAAGAAAATCTGTTCAAAATAAAAAAAGTTGAGCAGGAAATATTCCATGCAGTAAGAAATGTTTCTTTTGAAGTTCCGGAAGGACAGATTCTTGGAATTACCGGAAAGAACGGTAGCGGAAAGTCAACGATGCTCCGGGCGATTGCCGGAATCTTTTCGGCAGACAGTGGAGAGATTGATCTTCATGGACATACCATTTCCCTTCTGTCAATCGGTGTTGGTTTTAAAAATGAACTGTCAGGAAGAGAGAATATTATTTTATCTGGTATGCTCCTTGGATTCTCAAGAGACTTCATTATGGAGAAGATGCCGGAAATCATAGAATTTGCTGGAATTGGCAACTTTATTGATATGCCGGTAAAAACATATTCAAGTGGTATGTATTCTAAGCTTGCTTTCTCAATTACAGCGATTCTTGAAACAGAGATTATGCTTATTGATGAGGTGCTTAGTGTAGGTGACCAGAAGTTTAAGAAGAAGAGTTATAATAAGATGAAGGAGCTGATCTCTAAAAGAGACCGTACGGTAGTTATTGTTTCACACAGTATGTCTACGTTAGAAGATTTATGTGACCAGATTATCTGGATGCATGATGGAGAAATCGTAATGTATGATAAACCGGAGATT